The region CCGGAGGTGTCAGACGAGGATTGGATCGGTTTATGGATCTTCTGGAGGTTGCAAACCGTTGAGAAAAAAGGGGGAAGTGGggagaatttcaaaaaaaaaaaagttctgcCATGGATAGGATGCtgcaaagaaaaattaaaggcTAGAAAACTCAAATCAATTCAGCACCAATATATAGcacaaaaggaaaacaaattgAGCAACAAGAGGACAGAAAAGAGAAGCAAAAGGGTGTACCTTGAAGCAGAGGATTAATTCAGATGGATTCGGAGTGGATCTGGTGTGCGTGCGTGTCTGTGTTTGATAACAAGCTCTGGCCTTTTTGGAAGCACAAAGGACCTTGGGAGGTGGGGCTTTGAGGGAGAGTCGAGTGGAGCTGGTCTGCGTGCGTGCGTCTGTGTTAGATAACAAGCTCTGGCCTTTTTGGAAGCACAAAGGACCTTGGGAGGTGGGGCTTTGAGGGAGAATGAGTGTAACAATGGATCAGGATCTACGGTTTGAAATTGCTGGATCCCAGTTTTTGATAATTCAGGCAGTTCGTTATATCAAATTCCCTACAACATGACACGTGTAAAGTgtcaattttcataaaaaattgtACCAAAACCCTTACGAATCAGAGTTAGAGACAAAAGTAATTAAATGACGGGCACAGATAAAATCAACATAATATAACCCACATAagtaatcataaatatatatatatatataaaaagaagtaaTCATAAAAAATGTCACAAATTTGATTAAAACAGCTGGAGGTGGCCTTGCATGTGCCTTCACATGCTGCAAAGAAAAATTTCTGCTGCAATGGTAGAAAAAGCAATATCCCATGATCATACTTTTAAGTGCGTCTTACCCATTATTGGAATACCAAATATTCCCATATTTAATTGACAGCGCTACCATTACATGAACATAATTTTTAAGTGTCTTATCCATTACTGGGTTATTTAAGATTAAATTAAGTATAAGAATTACTCCTTTTAACAtctctagaaaaaaaaaaataaataaataaataatttaagaaaaggAGGAGGATCACGATCTCCCTAGAATTTTTCCAATTCCAATTCCATATTTAGTAACTTCAAGGGGTCCAAATTTACTACATTTCTTTCAAAaagacgaagaaaaaaaaacttaataaatagATGAGCTACTTTGTCATAATTCATTAATTTGGTAGTTGTGGGGGTTGGAAgttactttttaaactttgtAGACCAAAATGCAAAAGTAGTTATATTTCAGAGGGTAAAGTGTATTATttttccatgaactttttgagaGTTTAAGTAGTTAAAAATAACGTGCGGTGCATGTGACTCACATGCCGTCCAAAAAGACGACGAAAAAACTTAATGGATGGATTAGCTTGTCAAGTGTTAGTAGTTTGTGggttaaatgttattttttaaattttagaggCTAAAACGCAAAAGTAGTCAAATTTTGAGAGGTACAATGTAGTTTCTCCTAATTCTTTTCGTTTCTTATGGAAAAGCATGTATTTgggtttgttatttatttatttatttattttgtaaaaataaaaataaaaataaaatctaacagCCTCAACAAAAGTCATTCTCTTTCATACATTCGAAAAGTGATCAAAGTCATTTATATAAGAGAGCGCAAaactttctctatttttttctgAGGTTGAATCTTATCAATATTTATCTTCTTATTAATTACTCATATTAGATAGTTTTTTGTAATCAAGACACATTttaatgaaacaaaataaatagaagaGATTTTATAAATACCTAACATCAAGTAATGGATACCAGCGCGAGATATTTCCAAATACAGATAATCCACTAAAGAGGATTTTCAAAAATCATGttatttttacttcttcttttaatttttgggttaaaatatgtgtcattttataagttttatttggatttggatttggatttggatggATACAAATTAGTTGCCAGTATTTTGTGAGGGTATATGAGACGAGATATGTTACATGCACATTTTTTGtacctcactttttttttttttaaaatcaactattgaatctGTAAGCTCTACATGTGGATCCTTGTGggtcttacaaatttaataattgttttttaaaaattatgtataaaagatgtacaaatgatgtgcaaaaatcatttctcatataagATTCACACTTGCTTGTAGGGGTGTTGGGCAACCCAATCAAAAGTTCCAAAATAACCTCATCAGGGTAGGCtagataaacaaaaattaaaaatgaatgaCGCGGGTTGTGAATTTTTGGcatgaaaaaacaagaaaattggACATCAATTAAAGTGGGTTTGGTAAAGTGCACCAAAAATAACACCGCCCAATCAATGAACatcaaatcaaaacattaatgAATATGTGTTGTTTTGAAATCCTGACATCACTAGGATTCTAGGAAATTTTCTGGTGTAACTGATTGTGTAGTACTGAATATGATTTTGTTCCCACAAAACAGAGCCATTGCGCTAAGGATGCATAGATTTGATGTAAATCTTCAAACTACATCCATCCTTATGTAATATATGGATCAAAAGCTGTAAAGAAATGGACAGTCAAGATTCTGTCAATGTGAATTCTGCAAAAGTTATTGCCCTCGGTTCTCCAGAAATTCTGtttctaaaaacacaaatctttAAGCTTTCGAAAATAACTTTGCCAAGCAAATTGAATCACGCAAGCCCATATGTGCACATTAAAAATATTCTAGTTGTACaattgacccaaaaaaaaaaaaataccataaaaaaaatgtagtgtCAATGAAATGCTACACTGCATGAGGTATGCCATGCAGTAAATAATACAAACTCCATTACTCGCCAAATCTACAAAAACTAACTCACAAGCCGGACCAATTGAATCTAATTATTTTGGAGATCCTCCAATGGGCGCCTTTTTGCCAATGTTTTCATTGCTGTAATGTTACCAATTTGATCATTCTTGGTGCTTGGCGTATTCTCTTTCGTATTGTGAGTTTTGAGCAGATTCTTGGGTGCTGTTGGTATCAGACTAGTTTTACACTGGGTTCCTTTCACCATTGAAGAATTCAACGGTCTGGTAGACAAATCAATGCTTTCCTTCAATTTTACATCTGgacttttttatcttttttggtGACCCAAACTTCAGTTGTGGAGTCTGGGCAACTTCAGCAGCAATGTCTGCAAAACAATTTGAGCATTTATCAATCATCTAGGCACAAATTACACATAAAGGAGGCATTTTGATAATAACCAAAACTTGGATATACCTCTACCAACAACCATATTTGTGGAAGCAGGAGATATTTCTTCCatttttgcatttatttttgGCAGATCTTGGTCCAACTCCACTGCTATTATATGTTCATAATCATCCATTTCAGCTGAAAATTTAATGTCTTCAGCACCAGGGTTGGCAATATTTTCTACTTGTTTCAATTCATTGTGACCACATTCTACCATGGCTTCATCTGCAGTAACACGATTACTGCAATTGATCTCAGCAGCATCCatcagtatttcagaatatttgatattatttgaactCTCAACCTTAATAAGCCCGTAAATATTCTCACAACCACCAACATTCCCTTGGGTGATGGCAGCAACTTCACCTTGCTTATTTGATCCATCATGATTTTGACAGTTAGGCTCATCTGAGACAGCAAGGTGAGTGCCCTCCATCTGTGAAACATCCTCTGCCACGTGATGCTCGTGATCACCATGTTTCTCTTCAGCAATTTGTTCAGTAATAACCACATTCTGTGTCACTTCCTTGGCATCCTCACCGGATTGGCAACTGAGGCCCCTCCATCTAATTTCTCAACTTCATCTTGTTCCCTGTCACCCAAAAACAAATCTATCTCCCAACTGGTGAATGCATGTGAGTCATTATTCAACTCCAAAGCTTTAGTTTCTGTTATTCCAAAGACATAAATTGTTAGTAACTGAAAGAAGCCATGCTCCAGAACTTGCTGAGGGTAAAAGAAATAAGATTTAGTAATAGTGTTCACTTGTACCTTCAATCcacgtgatatatatatatatataactgggtATTTATTCTCAAATAAAGCATAATCTTAAGTTCTTACAAAAAATTATTGCACTGACataaattaaattcttatttcaggggaaaaaaaaaagaaaagagagagagagagagaaagatgggAGGTTTGTGAAAGCTATGCTTGTTAGAATATTACTTatgattaaatcaataatttcctatcaactttagcttttaaaatagcagtgatttaacatggtatcaaagcaaaggtTCTGAGTTCGAACATTGTATCATTTATTtacctcttatttcaattaaatattttatgtgtttagCATCACTTATTAAAGGTGAGTTTAAGCTCACTCGAGAAGggaagtgttagaatattacttaaatgattaaacatatcaatttttattagcttaagcttttggaataagttaTGAGTTAATAGTGATTATCACCTAAAACCCAGGGAAGTTAAAGTATTGTACATGagaaaaatactcaaaaattGATTGCATTCCTTAACCTGATAAATAAGTTCAAACTTAAATACCTCTGTTCTTATGAGCAGAATCTGATAAATAAGTTCAAACCTATATAAATCCTACCTCTGTCTTCATTGGCCATCTCCTTCCCTTCTAAATCATTGCTAAAAACTTGCTGTATACGCCGGATTCATATTCCTCTCCTGCACTCAAACTAGTGTGCGAATTATCTCCATTTACTACATGAATTTTACACAAATTTTGATCAGTATATTCCCTTACATAAGAAATATATGATACAATGAGTCAACAACATAAGTAGATGAGGTTcaacaaaaaagtaaacaatTCAGACTATAAAACTCATATCTAAACAAATGTGCTCACCATGAAGTGATGAAACACCCAGCAGAGTAGTAGCACAACTTCGACCCACTTGAGGCCTGCCACAAGAGCTTTCAACAGATATTTTGACATctgaagaatttttttcatcCTTTCAGTGCCACTCTTAGTTCTGTTTGGAGAAATCTGTGCTTTTTCAACACACTCATTGACATCCTGAATATTCTCAGAATCAGTAGTTGCATCCATGCTTCTTTCACTAGCTTGATCTGTTACAACTCTAAAGTTTTCATGAGCACGATCCAGTATAACATCATGTTCAGAGTAATTCGCACCAACAAGTTTCTCCTCAACAGCATGTCAGCTTCGTCAGGAGTGCTTTCTGCCATGGGCCTGCCTGAAGCGTTATTGAAGCAATTGATTACAGCAGCTCCTATCAAATGCATGGAAACACAAGAACTTTCATAATTCTCACAATCAATATGCTCTTGAACAATGGCAGAGATATCATCTTGCACATTTGATCTACCACCATCTCTAAAAATTGGCTCATCTGAAACGGCAAAATGAGTTTGGTGTTCAAGCTCCCCAAGAAGCTTTTCAGAATCTCGTTTATCTTTCACTACTCAttgcattttctttcattttcacaGAATTCTCAACGTGCTTACTTATCAGATTGGCTTCCAGTGTTCCATTTCATATTTCTGCAATACCCCGTTCTCCATCCCCTGAAATTAAATTCATCTCCCGACTGGTAATGATGTGAGAATCAAGATGGACCTCCAAGGATCTGTTCTCTTCGGTTCCTAGAAATACAAAGTTGAGTcaaaaatatattctaatattcaaTCAAGTACTAGAACATCATGCAAGAATTTGTCATATCTATAGCTTATTACCCAAGGGGAAGTACAATTGGCTGAAGCTCATACCTAATGATGCAGAGGTCATTGGTTCAAATTTCCCTCTCCCCCTTCCCTTGGGGCCAAAAACTcaactcattaaaaaaatgtcTAGCGTATGTTGATCAAGGAATTGAGCACTTACCAAAACTCGGCAAAGCAATAACTGTTGAAAGGGCAATGTGATTAGCACCCACTTCAAATTTCGCTGAAGTAATAACATGCAACTTTTCAGAACCTGCACATCTGCCAGAGTCATCACCGCTAACAACCATGACATCAAGCTTATTGAAACCAAATGCTTCCTCAGTCTCATCAACATTACTCCTTTTATTGCCACATAAAGGCTCATTTAAAGTCAAATAATCAATGTCATTATGATCAGCATGTGTTACTGCACCATTTTGGCCATCAAGTTCCTCTTCAGTAAACTTTCTAGAAAATGTCGCACTTCCACTGTAGCATCCACTAGACCTTCATTTTGCTGGACCCCTACACTTTCCTCCACTGAAATTTCATTATCTGCTGGGAAAGGTGAACATATTTCTATAAGATTGTTGCATATAACTGATGAAAATATGTTGACACTATTTATGTGtaaaactttgcatataaaggatgaaaatgtgttttggcACTGTTTGTGTGTAAAACTGATAAATCTGATAAGTCAAACTTAAACTACAACCATACCTCTACCATCATCAGTCATCTCCTTTTCTTTTGCATCATAGCTGTTTGGCTCAGTAAAAATGTCAAACCTATTTTCATTTCCTGCATTTAACAATTAACAGAGAATATCATTTaccatttttaaattaatatgtcaTATCATCAAACAGAAACCCAGTGATCGATATGTATAATTGAAGTATACAAGTAGAGTAGttgctaaaataaataaaacattgcTTTGTATTTGTAGATACCATGTGATGAAGAAACTCTCGGCAATGAGACAATTATGCAACTTGAATGTGTTTCGGGTTTGCCACGAGAGGTATCAGCAAAGGAATTGGTTTTCTCAGTGTCTTTCTCATCCCATTTACTGGAACAATCAAATAACTGCAGAGAAACAGGTGTGTTCTCCACCCACTTAGCACCATCCTCAACTTTCTCAGAATCCTTTTTTCTTCCAATACTTCCTTCACTAGCTTCATCTACTGCAACCATTGTGTTTTCATGGAAATTATCTGACAAAACATCATAATCACTGTCATTCTCACCACGTTCTTTCTCAACCAAGCCATCACCATTATCTTCTGGAATAAACTGTTTATTATCATCACGGTCTACCTTCTGAGCTTCAAAACTGTCATCATTCAGTTCCTGATCTTCATCTAGAGTTCCAAAATTATCACTTCTATCTGCAGGCTTGTGATCAATGGACATAGGGCCATCTGAGCCAATGGAAGCACTTCTATCCAACTCTGGAGAATCTTCAACTTTTTGATTGTCAAGATTTTCCAAACCTCACCTCGTCCACTTGCAAAACAGTATGTACAACTTCATTTGATGTCTCCTCTAGAACCTCGTGATCTTTAAATAGGACTTCATTTGAAGGAGATACAGTTGTGGCATCAATCTTTAGAAATTCATTCTCACAACCATTGAATGGCTTCTCATGCTTAGCTGGAGTAGCAGGTGGCTGAGTCCTTCCCATTTTTTCCAAGGTCACTGTATAAGCTATTTCATTCGGTACAACTGCACTACTTGGACGGTTATTATCAAGATCAGTACTTTCACTGAATTCAGCAACTTCCCCTTCAACAAAATGGCCACCAAAATCCCTTGAAGTAACTTGTTGGAAAGCATAATCTACGAACACAGCATCAGACTCTCTTTCTAAAACTGCCGGGACTTTTTCCTTCCTCCTTCAATTTGTCAATTCCTCCAATGACCTCAGAATTGACTTTCACCATTTCAACAGTGTTCTCAAAAACATTGCACGTCTGCAGTTTCATTCTTGTTTCCACCTTGCATCTCAAGAGCAAAATCAGTCAAAGACACTGATTTTACCCCTTCTTTTGCAGCATCCTTTGGATTTTCATACTTCGAATCAGTTTGGGCACTTCTTGTCTCTCTTTTCTCCTCTGCAGTGTCAACAACCTTAACAGTGGATAAAACTGAATTTTCTGCTTCATGCAACAAAGCAACACCTCTCCCAATAGCATTGCTGTCATTTACTGATAATACAAATTGATCTTTAAGATGAATACCATctgcaaattgaaaaaaagaaaaatataaaatgacttATTGTGTGttacaaaaaatttgctttCAAAAATCGtaagtgagagaaaaaggggGTTGGGGGTGGGGAACCTTTTTCTTGCATTTCATTGTCTACTGATAAATTTTGCATAGAAGAGGACATATATTTATCACCGAAATAAGCGATTGCCACATGGAAAACATGTTGCTTAAACAATTATATGGTTTTTACAAAACAGGTAAGAAAAAAACACTAGGCAGAGATTCACATAGAAAGACATGCATGCACACAGGAAGATGTCCTTTCCTTTGGGAATCCCGGCCACCATTTCAGATTCATGGCTGGTGTTTCCTTCTTTCTTAACACAAGTAGTGTCATTAAATGGCAcgataaattaaaaattaaggaaaGGTCTGAGTGAACAGAAAGTACTTTAATACTAGCCAAACTATTACCCTGTCCCTTGAAAGAGTACTACGAAACTAACCTTCTTCCTGTTCCACATCGTCTTTCAGACAAGTGGGCTCGCGAGAGGAGATGCCCTTTTTGGCAGAACCAGGAGCTGCAACAAAAAAGTTCGTACTGGTGAGGTATTATTGGAGGACATAGAAGCAAAACAGTAAATTTTGAAGaacttatttaaaataaaaatttagagatAATATGAGCTTGTCACATGCCCTCACATTGTAATCCAAGAATAGTGGTGGAAATATTTTCAATTCTCCCAGTATCCCTCTCTTCTGGGATAATAGGATTGATTCTTCCGCCAGAAGAAAGTTGATGCATACAGCTCACTCGAGTTGCATCAGAAAATTTATCAAAGTTTCCATctacttcattttctttctccccAGCAGCCTGACGATCTCGATTGTCTAAATCAGGAAGGAAACCACCATCCATCCTTAAATTTTGTTCAAAACTACTGTTAATAAGATCTTCATCAGAAGCAGGTGAGCCGCCTCCACTAAGTAATGCCTCTTCATTCTCGTTGTCATTTGTCATGTTCAGCACAGCCCTTATTTTCTCCATTTCGGCGCTTATTGAAGTTTCATCTATGCAAATTGTTTCATTAGGAATTTCCATCCCACCAGAATACTTTTCTACtccaaaatgatttttgttgctTCTTTCAGTCATTGTGGTGGATTGTGCAACACTTTGGGCTCCAGGCTGATTCTCTTCTGcgcataaaaaattaatgaaaaaaaaaaatcaaagagatgAACCAGGTCACATACCTACAAAAGAGAAACCGAGGAACTAACCTTCTTCTAGGGCATCTTTCTCTGGTGAGAAAGTATGGAGAGAGTGATCAATCACTTCGTTGCTAATACCTGACACTGCTACAATGGAGAAATGGTCAAAGAAATCACTTAAATTTAAAACTACTTCAAAACATCAACTTTTTGAATTGTAAGAACACCGCAGagatccaagaaaaaaaaaatcctcaccCTGACGTTCTGGTGCAGGTCTATATGGAGTTGCAACTGTAGCACTGTGGCCACTTGTTCCTTCATCAGTTTCAGCAGTAAGTAGATTGGAGTCTGGAATAGCTTGCTCTATTTCAGCGGCCCCTACAAATATTTCTGCTGGGGCAATTTCCTCTCCTTCAAATAAATCAAGTGCACTAATTTTGTCAGCTTTATCTGAggtatgtttaatatttttaattgagCCAATACTTTCCCTAAGTTCACTCTGATAATCTTTAGCAACTAACTCTTGAATAGTTGGTTTAGCAATTTCATTAGCATCTTCTAGGTTCCGATCCTCCTGAACTAATGGTTGGTCATCTTCCTTATCATTTCTGAGGTTCATGTTTTCACCTATCAAGGGTTCTATTTCCAATCTTCTTTTCAAATCCAAAAGGTTGGAAGCTTCACCTGTGAATTATTAAGAACAAGGTAAGCACACATGTAATACATTTATGTCTTAACCAAAAGCAAGTgatctaaaaaaaacaaacaaacaaaacaaaagcaaagagagagagagagagagagagagaggcaacaGACAATCAGCAGGAGAGGCATTTCTAGAGGAAATCACGTTCCTAACTATATTTTGGAACTCCGCTGGCTCTGGTTTAACCAAATCGTCATCAGGAATCTCACCTCTGCTTTTCAGCGGGCATGAACGATCATCCATGTCAC is a window of Alnus glutinosa chromosome 4, dhAlnGlut1.1, whole genome shotgun sequence DNA encoding:
- the LOC133866683 gene encoding uncharacterized protein LOC133866683 isoform X1; its protein translation is MILEDAPSSKSTLALDGPPVVATGLAILDTAGHQIDPDSCCIEEIPGKSIEKQKGSTRPSSAKGLHFFEVSDVNSDLKEVMDRTMTMEETLLPLPVKLSLDDITDGDMDDRSCPLKSRGEASNLLDLKRRLEIEPLIGENMNLRNDKEDDQPLVQEDRNLEDANEIAKPTIQELVAKDYQSELRESIGSIKNIKHTSDKADKISALDLFEGEEIAPAEIFVGAAEIEQAIPDSNLLTAETDEGTSGHSATVATPYRPAPERQAVSGISNEVIDHSLHTFSPEKDALEEEENQPGAQSVAQSTTMTERSNKNHFGVEKYSGGMEIPNETICIDETSISAEMEKIRAVLNMTNDNENEEALLSGGGSPASDEDLINSSFEQNLRMDGGFLPDLDNRDRQAAGEKENEVDGNFDKFSDATRVSCMHQLSSGGRINPIIPEERDTGRIENISTTILGLQSPGSAKKGISSREPTCLKDDVEQEEDGIHLKDQFVLSVNDSNAIGRGVALLHEAENSVLSTVKVVDTAEEKRETRSAQTDSKYENPKDAAKEGVKSVSLTDFALEMQGGNKNETADVQCF
- the LOC133866683 gene encoding uncharacterized protein LOC133866683 isoform X2, which gives rise to MILEDAPSSKSTLALDGPPVVATGLAILDTAGHQIDPDSCCIEEIPGKSIEKQKGSTRPSSAKGLHFFEVSDVNSDLKEVMDRTMTMEETLLPLPVKLSLDDITDGDMDDRSCPLKSRGEASNLLDLKRRLEIEPLIGENMNLRNDKEDDQPLVQEDRNLEDANEIAKPTIQELVAKDYQSELRESIGSIKNIKHTSDKADKISALDLFEGEEIAPAEIFVGAAEIEQAIPDSNLLTAETDEGTSGHSATVATPYRPAPERQVSGISNEVIDHSLHTFSPEKDALEEEENQPGAQSVAQSTTMTERSNKNHFGVEKYSGGMEIPNETICIDETSISAEMEKIRAVLNMTNDNENEEALLSGGGSPASDEDLINSSFEQNLRMDGGFLPDLDNRDRQAAGEKENEVDGNFDKFSDATRVSCMHQLSSGGRINPIIPEERDTGRIENISTTILGLQSPGSAKKGISSREPTCLKDDVEQEEDGIHLKDQFVLSVNDSNAIGRGVALLHEAENSVLSTVKVVDTAEEKRETRSAQTDSKYENPKDAAKEGVKSVSLTDFALEMQGGNKNETADVQCF